One region of Vanessa cardui chromosome 20, ilVanCard2.1, whole genome shotgun sequence genomic DNA includes:
- the LOC124538447 gene encoding scaffold protein salvador isoform X2, with the protein MISRKGQKAINEGVVGKYVKKDTPPDLPIINVWTTGNNRRPRSQPFGSSDTSTQSIENKFGKSQTMSGHAGKYTPSESVPNLAHRFAGLSTTGDTASTSSNFNSQFHLDTNLASHSTLNEIDESFSRQTSHRYYRQTQQEDPIYQNQQQVQQQKQQQYSSRESSMPRISSNLSLTPRLHPPSPHSIRLHCTESYTTASQSSPIYSNYVNTPALPYHNKGHGGNIISSSQGSEECELPLPPGWSADRTLRGRRYYMDHNTQTTHWTHPLESVPRPWHRVSTPHHGVYYFNEITHQTTYAHPCLVGGCYLVSPLVPTLVPPYLLEEIPHWLIVYSKADQELDHKLRWNMFRLSELDCYSDMLTRLYKQELQLIVMKYEQYRSALLQELERRRHAKACHAHSNY; encoded by the exons atgatttcacgAAAGGGACAGAAAGCTATAAATGAAGGGGTTGTCGGTAAATATGTGAAAAAAGATACTCCACCAGATTTGCCAA TAATAAATGTTTGGACTACTGGGAACAATAGACGGCCACGCAGCCAGCCTTTCGGGTCCAGTGATACAAGTACACaaagtattgaaaataaattcggTAAATCTCAAACAATGAGTGGTCATGCTGGAAAATATACTCCTAGTGAGTCTGTACCTAACTTAGCACACAG ATTTGCTGGTTTGTCTACTACTGGTGATACTGCTAGCACTTCCAGCAACTTTAACTCTCAGTTTCACTTAGACACTAACTTG GCATCTCATTCAACATTAAACGAAATTGATGAATCTTTTAGTCGTCAGACCAGTCATAGATATTATCGACAAACTCAACAAGAAGACCCAATATACCAGAACCAACAGCAG GTGCAACAGCAAAAACAACAGCAATATAGTTCCAGGGAGTCCAGTATGCCACGAATATCATCAAACTTAAGTCTGACACCTCGACTTCATCCTCCATCTCCACATTCAATTAGACTCCATTGCACAGAAT CTTATACAACAGCAAGTCAATCTTCACCAATATATTCCAATTATGTCAATACTCCTGCCCTACCATACCACAATAAAGGTCATGGtggaaatataatttcttcTAGCCAGG GTTCTGAAGAGTGTGAGTTGCCCCTACCGCCTGGCTGGTCAGCAGATCGCACTTTAAGGGGGCGCCGTTATTATATGGATCACAATACTCAGACCACACACTGGACACATCCGCTCGAAAGTGTACCGCGTCCCTGGCACCGTGTGTCCACTCCGCACCATGGAGTCTATTACTTTAA TGAAATAACTCATCAGACGACATATGCCCATCCATGTTTAGTGGGAGGGTGCTACTTAGTAAGTCCTTTAGTGCCTACCCTTGTTCCACCTTACCTTCTGGAGGAAATACCACACTGGCTTATAGTTTATTCAAAAG CTGATCAAGAACTAGACCACAAGTTgagatggaatatgttccgttTGAGTGAACTTGATTGTTATTCGGATATGCTGACAAGACTGTATAAACAAGAGCTTCAGCTTATAGTTATGAAATATGAACAATAcag ATCTGCTTTATTACAAGAACTTGAAAGAAGAAGGCATGCCAAGGCTTGTCATGCACATTCAAATTATTAA
- the LOC124538447 gene encoding scaffold protein salvador isoform X1, whose product MISRKGQKAINEGVVGKYVKKDTPPDLPIINVWTTGNNRRPRSQPFGSSDTSTQSIENKFGKSQTMSGHAGKYTPSESVPNLAHRFAGLSTTGDTASTSSNFNSQFHLDTNLASHSTLNEIDESFSRQTSHRYYRQTQQEDPIYQNQQQVSYVQQQKQQQYSSRESSMPRISSNLSLTPRLHPPSPHSIRLHCTESYTTASQSSPIYSNYVNTPALPYHNKGHGGNIISSSQGSEECELPLPPGWSADRTLRGRRYYMDHNTQTTHWTHPLESVPRPWHRVSTPHHGVYYFNEITHQTTYAHPCLVGGCYLVSPLVPTLVPPYLLEEIPHWLIVYSKADQELDHKLRWNMFRLSELDCYSDMLTRLYKQELQLIVMKYEQYRSALLQELERRRHAKACHAHSNY is encoded by the exons atgatttcacgAAAGGGACAGAAAGCTATAAATGAAGGGGTTGTCGGTAAATATGTGAAAAAAGATACTCCACCAGATTTGCCAA TAATAAATGTTTGGACTACTGGGAACAATAGACGGCCACGCAGCCAGCCTTTCGGGTCCAGTGATACAAGTACACaaagtattgaaaataaattcggTAAATCTCAAACAATGAGTGGTCATGCTGGAAAATATACTCCTAGTGAGTCTGTACCTAACTTAGCACACAG ATTTGCTGGTTTGTCTACTACTGGTGATACTGCTAGCACTTCCAGCAACTTTAACTCTCAGTTTCACTTAGACACTAACTTG GCATCTCATTCAACATTAAACGAAATTGATGAATCTTTTAGTCGTCAGACCAGTCATAGATATTATCGACAAACTCAACAAGAAGACCCAATATACCAGAACCAACAGCAGGTATCATAT GTGCAACAGCAAAAACAACAGCAATATAGTTCCAGGGAGTCCAGTATGCCACGAATATCATCAAACTTAAGTCTGACACCTCGACTTCATCCTCCATCTCCACATTCAATTAGACTCCATTGCACAGAAT CTTATACAACAGCAAGTCAATCTTCACCAATATATTCCAATTATGTCAATACTCCTGCCCTACCATACCACAATAAAGGTCATGGtggaaatataatttcttcTAGCCAGG GTTCTGAAGAGTGTGAGTTGCCCCTACCGCCTGGCTGGTCAGCAGATCGCACTTTAAGGGGGCGCCGTTATTATATGGATCACAATACTCAGACCACACACTGGACACATCCGCTCGAAAGTGTACCGCGTCCCTGGCACCGTGTGTCCACTCCGCACCATGGAGTCTATTACTTTAA TGAAATAACTCATCAGACGACATATGCCCATCCATGTTTAGTGGGAGGGTGCTACTTAGTAAGTCCTTTAGTGCCTACCCTTGTTCCACCTTACCTTCTGGAGGAAATACCACACTGGCTTATAGTTTATTCAAAAG CTGATCAAGAACTAGACCACAAGTTgagatggaatatgttccgttTGAGTGAACTTGATTGTTATTCGGATATGCTGACAAGACTGTATAAACAAGAGCTTCAGCTTATAGTTATGAAATATGAACAATAcag ATCTGCTTTATTACAAGAACTTGAAAGAAGAAGGCATGCCAAGGCTTGTCATGCACATTCAAATTATTAA
- the LOC124538448 gene encoding uncharacterized protein LOC124538448, with amino-acid sequence MIHKWWHRIIRRRTKPIPEDVAILWKRRLSLAYGFIAWNAFGVLLYNIYQGKADWAHYHGLKSDEEKAIPPARAWANTLGIKNAKVYKIAGLTKVDEYDIVEGEEVRSNSEPNNEDTEELSQ; translated from the exons ATGATACACAAATGGTGGCATAGAATAATTCGACGTAGAACAAAACCAATTCCTGAAGACGTTGCCATTCTTTGGAAAAGACGCCTCAGTTTAGCTTATGGATTTATAGCATGGAATGCGTTTGGAGTACTTCTATATAACATATACCAAGGCAAAGCGGATTGGGCCCATTATCATGGACTTAAATCTGATGAAGAAAAAGCAATTCCACCCG CACGTGCGTGGGCAAACACACTCGGTATTAAGAATGCGAAAGTGTACAAAATAGCAGGTTTAACAAAAGTTGATGAATATGATATTGTTGAGGGTGAGGAAGTTCGATCAAATAGTGAACCAAATAATGAAGACACAGAAGAATTaagtcaataa
- the LOC124538567 gene encoding protein PFC0760c-like isoform X1, translating into MFLFKLENHYCHLSKIQGVRIKSDKINTLRKQYDAFLEDDRKRRDRNEYILGRLEEMRSPTALVKIYHKENSHIKDNCFSSRRISDYLNNPSRIETTSRTTPSDCLSNQLESSILKEISKNYILIPKLQPCLSNSYINPLTENDDTDWKSKYNILNELKKNEKESVPDKVDNFILEESHKPSLFSEEKDKQEQNKISDDVTITDTFNAPTYEFNSNKSNSNIFDKDLIDGSTKDYKFHDKPDDTIPQIELPKKHITHNIESSKNGQCSPANDNIPKTEVSQKLFTEPNSQISTNIAVNIGNNDISQETTNMEMNKSENQWDGKGDEQPNESLAANQSEHQNQEFKEEISDTEKIETRNFTENDINYSGEFQERSKDYVENESAINNIQNQYSDEARMNSDQNTNAEINELEKEQNEMFYTENSDKYDESNVETVGNAIENENYTNDQYPYYDESQQEQPYTTEINEHEESTERYDPNYEQQYAENYENVPQYDDQQYEVDNSYEAQQVPVDSTINYEEVPPSNVDNFEPLPTEHNMDISYQNQEATGYNLENENYVSQQYDTNEHQQYEKTVINDQQYAIDQEYNQMNTEQDTVKELEEVLDTEDGYINNETTTLNDNTEEATVTNVSSIKNESSLKVT; encoded by the exons atgtttttattcaaactaGAAAACCATTATTGTCATTTATCAAAGATACAGGGCGTTAG gaTTAAAtccgataaaataaatacactacGAAAACAATACGATGCTTTCCTCGAGGATGACAGAAAGCGAAGGGATcggaatgaatatattttgggACGTCTTGAAGAAATGCGCTCACCTACAGCTCTTGTCAAAATATATCATAAG gaaaACTCCCACATAAAAGACAATTGCTTTTCTAGTCGAAGAATTTCAGACTACTTAAACAATCCATCAAGAATAGAAACTACAAGCAGAACAACACCATCGGATTGTCTAAGTAATCAACTCGAATCATCTATATTAAAGGAAATTAGCAAAAATTACATACTTATTCCGAAACTACAACCGTGCCTTTCAAATTCCTATATTAACCCTCTTACTGAAAATGATGACACCGATTGGAAAAGcaagtacaatattttaaatgaactaaagaaaaatgaaaaagaatCTGTACCAGATAAAgtggataattttattttggaagAAAGTCATAAACCTTCTTTATTTTCTGAAGAAAAAGACAAGCaagaacaaaacaaaataagcgATGACGTAACTATAACTGATACATTTAATGCGCCAACATacgaatttaattcaaataaatcaaattctaACATTTTTGACAAAGACCTCATCGATGGAAGTACAAAAGACTATAAATTTCATGATAAGCCGGACGATACTATTCCACAAATCGAATTACCCAAAAAACATATCACGCATAACATAGAATCTTCCAAAAATGGTCAATGTTCTCCAGCTAACGATAATATACCCAAAACTGAAGTTTCACAAAAACTGTTTACTGAGCCTAATTCTCAAATAAGTACAAACATCGCGGTTAACATTGGAAATAACGACATTTCTCAAGAAACAACAAATATGGAAATGAACAAATCGGAAAATCAATGGGATGGAAAAGGCGATGAACAACCTAATGAATCGTTAGCGGCAAATCAATCAGAACATCAAAACCAAGAATTCAAAGAAGAAATTTCAGATACTGAAAAAATAGAAACTCGAAATTTCACTGAGaacgatattaattattcaggTGAGTTTCAAGAAAGGTCTAAAGATTATGTTGAAAATGAGTCAGCaatcaataatattcaaaaccAATATTCAGATGAAGCTCGTATGAATAGTGACCAAAATACGAATGCAGAGATAAATGAACTGGAAAAAGAACAAAACGAAATGTTTTACACAGAAAATTCGGACAAATATGATGAAAGTAATGTAGAAACTGTCGGAAATGCTatagaaaatgaaaattatacaaatgatcAATATCCTTACTATGATGAATCACAGCAAGAACAGCCATACACAACTGAAATTAACGAACATGAAGAATCGACAGAGCGCTATGATCCAAACTACGAACAACAGTATGCggaaaattatgaaaatgttcCTCAGTATGATGATCAACAATATGAAGTTGATAATTCTTATGAAGCCCAGCAAGTCCCAGTAGATTCAACAATAAATTATGAAGAAGTACCACCAAGCaatgttgataattttgaaCCTTTACCAACAGAGCATAATATGGATATATCTTATCAGAATCAAGAAGCCACTGGATACAATTTAGAAAATGAGAATTATGTATCTCAACAATATGATACGAATGAACATCAGCAATATGAAAAAACAGTTATAAATGATCAACAATATGCAATTGACCAAGAATACAATCAAATGAATACTGAACAAGACACTGTTAAGGAATTGGAAGAGGTGCTAGATACAGAAGATggctatattaataatgaaactaCAACCTTAAATGATAACACTGAAGAAGCTACTGTAACAAATGTctcatctattaaaaatgaatccAGTTTAAAGGTGACATAA
- the LOC124538567 gene encoding protein PFC0760c-like isoform X2 has translation MGKSGKKIKSDKINTLRKQYDAFLEDDRKRRDRNEYILGRLEEMRSPTALVKIYHKENSHIKDNCFSSRRISDYLNNPSRIETTSRTTPSDCLSNQLESSILKEISKNYILIPKLQPCLSNSYINPLTENDDTDWKSKYNILNELKKNEKESVPDKVDNFILEESHKPSLFSEEKDKQEQNKISDDVTITDTFNAPTYEFNSNKSNSNIFDKDLIDGSTKDYKFHDKPDDTIPQIELPKKHITHNIESSKNGQCSPANDNIPKTEVSQKLFTEPNSQISTNIAVNIGNNDISQETTNMEMNKSENQWDGKGDEQPNESLAANQSEHQNQEFKEEISDTEKIETRNFTENDINYSGEFQERSKDYVENESAINNIQNQYSDEARMNSDQNTNAEINELEKEQNEMFYTENSDKYDESNVETVGNAIENENYTNDQYPYYDESQQEQPYTTEINEHEESTERYDPNYEQQYAENYENVPQYDDQQYEVDNSYEAQQVPVDSTINYEEVPPSNVDNFEPLPTEHNMDISYQNQEATGYNLENENYVSQQYDTNEHQQYEKTVINDQQYAIDQEYNQMNTEQDTVKELEEVLDTEDGYINNETTTLNDNTEEATVTNVSSIKNESSLKVT, from the exons atgggAAAGTCTGGAAAAAA gaTTAAAtccgataaaataaatacactacGAAAACAATACGATGCTTTCCTCGAGGATGACAGAAAGCGAAGGGATcggaatgaatatattttgggACGTCTTGAAGAAATGCGCTCACCTACAGCTCTTGTCAAAATATATCATAAG gaaaACTCCCACATAAAAGACAATTGCTTTTCTAGTCGAAGAATTTCAGACTACTTAAACAATCCATCAAGAATAGAAACTACAAGCAGAACAACACCATCGGATTGTCTAAGTAATCAACTCGAATCATCTATATTAAAGGAAATTAGCAAAAATTACATACTTATTCCGAAACTACAACCGTGCCTTTCAAATTCCTATATTAACCCTCTTACTGAAAATGATGACACCGATTGGAAAAGcaagtacaatattttaaatgaactaaagaaaaatgaaaaagaatCTGTACCAGATAAAgtggataattttattttggaagAAAGTCATAAACCTTCTTTATTTTCTGAAGAAAAAGACAAGCaagaacaaaacaaaataagcgATGACGTAACTATAACTGATACATTTAATGCGCCAACATacgaatttaattcaaataaatcaaattctaACATTTTTGACAAAGACCTCATCGATGGAAGTACAAAAGACTATAAATTTCATGATAAGCCGGACGATACTATTCCACAAATCGAATTACCCAAAAAACATATCACGCATAACATAGAATCTTCCAAAAATGGTCAATGTTCTCCAGCTAACGATAATATACCCAAAACTGAAGTTTCACAAAAACTGTTTACTGAGCCTAATTCTCAAATAAGTACAAACATCGCGGTTAACATTGGAAATAACGACATTTCTCAAGAAACAACAAATATGGAAATGAACAAATCGGAAAATCAATGGGATGGAAAAGGCGATGAACAACCTAATGAATCGTTAGCGGCAAATCAATCAGAACATCAAAACCAAGAATTCAAAGAAGAAATTTCAGATACTGAAAAAATAGAAACTCGAAATTTCACTGAGaacgatattaattattcaggTGAGTTTCAAGAAAGGTCTAAAGATTATGTTGAAAATGAGTCAGCaatcaataatattcaaaaccAATATTCAGATGAAGCTCGTATGAATAGTGACCAAAATACGAATGCAGAGATAAATGAACTGGAAAAAGAACAAAACGAAATGTTTTACACAGAAAATTCGGACAAATATGATGAAAGTAATGTAGAAACTGTCGGAAATGCTatagaaaatgaaaattatacaaatgatcAATATCCTTACTATGATGAATCACAGCAAGAACAGCCATACACAACTGAAATTAACGAACATGAAGAATCGACAGAGCGCTATGATCCAAACTACGAACAACAGTATGCggaaaattatgaaaatgttcCTCAGTATGATGATCAACAATATGAAGTTGATAATTCTTATGAAGCCCAGCAAGTCCCAGTAGATTCAACAATAAATTATGAAGAAGTACCACCAAGCaatgttgataattttgaaCCTTTACCAACAGAGCATAATATGGATATATCTTATCAGAATCAAGAAGCCACTGGATACAATTTAGAAAATGAGAATTATGTATCTCAACAATATGATACGAATGAACATCAGCAATATGAAAAAACAGTTATAAATGATCAACAATATGCAATTGACCAAGAATACAATCAAATGAATACTGAACAAGACACTGTTAAGGAATTGGAAGAGGTGCTAGATACAGAAGATggctatattaataatgaaactaCAACCTTAAATGATAACACTGAAGAAGCTACTGTAACAAATGTctcatctattaaaaatgaatccAGTTTAAAGGTGACATAA